A genomic region of Leptolyngbya sp. NIES-2104 contains the following coding sequences:
- a CDS encoding photosystem I reaction center subunit X, which produces MLSNVLAAAFQLPPSGELWNWQGTPFIVGACLLVLLIGSRTIKYPHTGARMPLPFSKSLFNNISVAGFLACMSFGHILGFLLTLGFANTALR; this is translated from the coding sequence ATGCTGTCGAATGTACTTGCTGCTGCGTTTCAACTACCGCCATCGGGTGAATTGTGGAACTGGCAAGGCACACCCTTTATCGTCGGTGCTTGCTTGCTCGTATTGTTAATCGGTTCGCGCACTATCAAATATCCTCATACCGGTGCAAGAATGCCGCTGCCGTTCTCGAAATCGCTGTTTAACAACATTAGTGTTGCAGGATTCCTAGCTTGCATGAGCTTCGGTCACATTCTCGGCTTCTTGCTGACTCTGGGATTTGCAAACACTGCACTCCGATAG
- the folP gene encoding dihydropteroate synthase, whose translation MQAWELPRSTFHWGQRTYIMGVLNVTPDSFSDGGQFNTLENAIAQAAQMIEDGADILDIGGQSTRPNADEVTLQEELDRVVPVIEAIRQKFEIPISVDTTRSQVAKEAIAAGADMINDISGAVFDSEMLSTVGKLGVPIILMHMKGTPKTMQSLTQYENLIQEINEFLQERIESAIAHGISQIMIDPGIGFAKKYDQNLEILRRLEAFQALNCPILVGASRKSFIGHILDQPDPKKRVWGTAAACVSAIVNGADVVRVHDVAEMRDACRVTDAIWREKKEG comes from the coding sequence ATGCAAGCTTGGGAACTACCGCGATCGACCTTCCACTGGGGACAAAGAACCTACATTATGGGCGTTCTAAACGTCACACCGGATAGCTTTAGCGACGGGGGACAGTTCAACACCTTGGAAAATGCGATCGCTCAAGCGGCTCAAATGATCGAAGATGGTGCGGACATTCTCGACATCGGTGGACAATCCACGCGCCCGAATGCTGATGAGGTGACATTGCAGGAAGAACTCGATCGCGTCGTTCCAGTCATCGAAGCGATTCGGCAGAAGTTTGAGATTCCGATCTCTGTAGATACGACTCGATCGCAAGTTGCTAAAGAAGCGATCGCTGCTGGAGCGGATATGATCAATGACATTTCTGGAGCGGTCTTCGATTCAGAGATGCTTTCAACCGTTGGTAAATTAGGTGTTCCGATCATTCTGATGCACATGAAAGGAACACCGAAAACAATGCAATCCCTCACGCAGTATGAGAATTTGATTCAGGAAATTAACGAATTCTTGCAAGAACGAATTGAAAGCGCGATCGCACATGGAATTTCTCAAATCATGATTGATCCAGGAATCGGATTTGCGAAAAAGTACGATCAAAATTTGGAGATTCTCAGACGATTAGAAGCCTTTCAAGCGTTAAATTGTCCGATTCTAGTCGGAGCGTCTCGCAAGAGCTTTATCGGGCACATTCTCGACCAGCCTGATCCAAAGAAGCGAGTGTGGGGAACGGCTGCCGCTTGTGTGAGCGCGATCGTCAATGGAGCCGATGTAGTTCGGGTGCATGATGTGGCAGAAATGCGTGATGCTTGCCGGGTTACCGATGCCATTTGGCGAGAAAAAAAGGAGGGCTAG
- a CDS encoding SPFH domain-containing protein: MLEITGALFLIVLGYIIGSVRIVEQGDQAIVQRLGQFKRILNPGLNFVIPLMDTVLIETIREQLLDIEPQRAFTKDNVPIEVDAVVSWQILDLRKAYYAVEDLEESLKQIVISTMRNEIGQLTLEETFSSAGAINQALLRQLDKSTANWGVKVIRVEVQEFQISPSLRESLEKERAARSEKQAELTRTQGTVQSIQQLAQALQGQMNADDVLRYLVAKDYVTASMELGRSDNSKIVFMDPRALNEAVTDLMGHAEVIQPRDRGNIDGNGDA; this comes from the coding sequence ATGCTTGAGATTACTGGTGCATTATTTCTGATTGTTTTAGGCTACATCATTGGATCAGTCCGCATTGTTGAGCAGGGCGATCAAGCGATCGTGCAACGACTCGGACAATTCAAACGCATCCTTAATCCAGGATTAAATTTTGTGATTCCGCTGATGGACACGGTGCTGATCGAAACGATTCGGGAACAGCTCCTAGACATCGAACCCCAACGCGCATTCACGAAAGATAATGTGCCGATCGAAGTCGATGCAGTCGTTTCCTGGCAGATTCTCGATCTGAGAAAGGCGTACTACGCAGTTGAAGACCTCGAAGAATCGCTCAAGCAAATTGTGATTTCGACGATGCGAAACGAAATCGGACAACTGACGCTAGAAGAAACTTTTTCCTCAGCAGGTGCAATTAATCAAGCGTTACTGCGTCAGCTTGATAAATCTACGGCAAACTGGGGCGTAAAAGTGATTCGAGTCGAGGTGCAAGAATTTCAAATTTCTCCATCTCTACGCGAATCGTTGGAAAAAGAGCGGGCAGCCCGAAGCGAAAAGCAAGCCGAACTCACCCGCACTCAAGGAACCGTTCAATCGATTCAACAGTTAGCGCAAGCACTCCAGGGACAAATGAACGCGGATGATGTGTTGCGCTATTTGGTGGCGAAAGATTACGTCACCGCAAGTATGGAACTGGGTCGAAGCGATAATTCTAAAATCGTCTTTATGGACCCACGTGCTTTGAATGAAGCTGTAACCGATTTGATGGGACATGCCGAAGTGATCCAGCCTCGCGATCGCGGCAATATCGACGGAAACGGTGACGCTTAG
- a CDS encoding rhodanese-related sulfurtransferase — MLVATFYKFVSLPDHVELRSPILELCQAQNLRGTILLAQEGINGTLAGSRDAIDTVLDHLRQDSRFADLSVKESETDLRTFDRIKVKLKKEIVTLGCPEVDPTRQVGTYVKPQDWNEILSDPDVTVIDVRNQFEVSIGSFKGAIDPKTASFRQFPDYVQSELDPTQHKKVAMFCTGGIRCEKASSYMLSQGFEEVYHLEGGILKYLEEVPPEASLWQGECFVFDQRVAVTHGLNDGSYEMCQACGYPLSQTDQASSHYHPGESCPYCAET, encoded by the coding sequence ATGTTGGTTGCGACGTTTTACAAATTTGTTTCACTGCCCGATCATGTCGAATTGCGATCGCCGATTCTCGAACTCTGTCAGGCGCAGAATTTGAGAGGAACGATTCTATTAGCGCAAGAAGGCATTAATGGAACGCTTGCCGGATCAAGAGACGCGATCGACACAGTTCTAGATCATTTACGCCAAGATTCGCGATTTGCAGATTTGAGCGTGAAGGAATCGGAAACAGACTTGCGCACATTCGATCGCATCAAAGTCAAGCTGAAAAAGGAAATCGTCACGCTGGGCTGTCCAGAAGTTGATCCGACTCGGCAAGTTGGAACTTATGTGAAACCGCAGGATTGGAATGAGATTCTTTCTGATCCAGACGTAACGGTGATTGATGTGCGGAATCAGTTTGAAGTCTCGATCGGGAGTTTTAAAGGTGCGATCGATCCGAAAACTGCTTCATTTCGACAGTTCCCCGACTATGTACAATCCGAGCTTGATCCGACTCAGCACAAGAAAGTAGCGATGTTTTGTACGGGTGGAATTCGCTGTGAAAAAGCTTCGTCCTACATGCTTTCTCAGGGATTTGAGGAAGTCTATCACTTAGAAGGTGGCATTCTCAAATATTTAGAAGAAGTACCACCCGAAGCAAGTTTATGGCAGGGTGAATGTTTTGTGTTTGATCAGCGAGTCGCGGTTACTCACGGTTTGAATGATGGCTCTTATGAAATGTGTCAAGCCTGTGGATATCCGCTTTCTCAAACTGATCAAGCTTCATCGCACTATCACCCTGGCGAATCTTGTCCCTACTGTGCAGAGACTTGA
- a CDS encoding DUF3685 domain-containing protein, protein MDSLAEVRKVIIVERDPVFRSGLLGCFSRFPEFRVVAEAESIPIAWRTLAEFSRDRIDAILIGVGIEFALQVKLQYPTIPILLIEPFTELELRTAFQAGIEGYCPKGSSIAEFVSAIREITSSQPYWRPDVLQQLTVSGTRSQSISVAKVIRQNWRSSGLSQIEAALNDIEAQLRSGNLSALDRLFLTGRKRELKAARWLVQRALPSEEIRPNPRAIVPVESALTVSEPLEVVPEAPRPKAWQGEILDRIAAKLQSNLDNLTNIPLEIDILRIEKKRELFFTILRQFEELLDELRFSQIQPDQFAAKQSDILRDLWQASVMQFFGRYSMVRVKRQDIEIVASLLNESTIVQTQILDQIPLTQAIFEHLLFETPLIVDQMRYEVGTIEARDRAIDLLENLMIQMANAVIQPLLNRFANLEAIKQGFYDRRLLSTREIERFRNDLSWRFRVERYFTDPKLVFESRYRLFVLTEYGIDRIVVYFPRTEELESLSGVQFAVTLALETRDAISPRLRGTIAFFGSGIVYILTEIIGRGIGLVGRGILKGIGKSVKG, encoded by the coding sequence ATGGATAGTTTAGCGGAAGTTCGGAAAGTGATTATTGTGGAGCGAGATCCGGTGTTCCGATCGGGCTTGCTTGGCTGTTTTAGTCGATTTCCAGAATTTCGAGTCGTCGCAGAAGCGGAATCGATTCCGATCGCATGGCGAACTTTAGCCGAATTCTCTCGCGATCGCATTGATGCCATTCTGATCGGAGTCGGAATCGAATTCGCGCTACAAGTCAAATTGCAGTATCCAACGATTCCGATTCTCTTAATCGAGCCATTCACTGAACTGGAATTAAGAACCGCATTTCAAGCAGGAATTGAAGGCTATTGTCCGAAAGGAAGTTCGATCGCTGAATTTGTCAGTGCGATTCGCGAAATCACTTCCAGCCAACCTTACTGGCGACCGGATGTATTGCAGCAGTTGACCGTATCAGGAACGCGATCGCAGTCGATTAGTGTTGCAAAAGTGATTCGGCAAAATTGGCGATCGTCGGGATTGTCTCAGATTGAAGCGGCATTAAATGACATCGAAGCACAATTACGATCGGGTAATCTTTCCGCGCTCGATCGGCTTTTTCTAACGGGACGAAAACGCGAACTCAAAGCGGCTCGATGGCTGGTTCAAAGAGCGTTACCGTCTGAAGAAATTCGACCGAATCCACGAGCGATCGTACCTGTAGAATCTGCGCTCACGGTTTCAGAACCTTTAGAAGTCGTGCCAGAAGCGCCGCGCCCGAAGGCATGGCAGGGAGAAATTCTCGATCGTATTGCCGCAAAACTTCAATCGAATCTCGATAACTTAACGAATATTCCACTGGAAATCGACATTCTAAGAATCGAAAAGAAGCGGGAATTATTTTTTACGATTCTGCGGCAGTTTGAAGAATTGCTCGATGAGTTGAGATTTTCTCAGATTCAACCGGATCAATTCGCAGCAAAACAATCCGATATTTTGCGCGATTTGTGGCAAGCGAGCGTGATGCAATTTTTCGGGAGATATTCGATGGTTCGAGTCAAAAGACAAGACATCGAAATTGTCGCCTCACTGCTCAACGAATCCACGATCGTTCAAACTCAAATCCTTGATCAAATTCCGCTAACTCAGGCAATTTTTGAGCACTTACTGTTTGAAACGCCCTTGATTGTCGATCAAATGCGGTACGAAGTGGGCACGATCGAAGCCCGCGATCGTGCGATTGATCTCTTAGAAAATCTCATGATTCAGATGGCGAATGCGGTGATTCAACCGCTTCTGAATCGGTTCGCCAATCTCGAAGCGATCAAACAAGGATTCTACGATCGACGCTTGTTATCCACTCGTGAAATTGAACGATTTCGCAATGATTTATCCTGGCGATTTCGAGTCGAGCGGTACTTTACCGACCCAAAATTAGTCTTTGAAAGTCGCTATCGATTATTCGTTCTAACGGAATATGGCATCGATCGAATTGTGGTTTATTTTCCTAGAACCGAGGAACTCGAATCGCTTTCAGGGGTACAGTTCGCGGTCACTCTCGCACTCGAAACTCGTGATGCGATCTCTCCAAGATTGAGAGGAACGATCGCGTTTTTCGGCAGTGGAATTGTCTATATTTTGACCGAAATCATCGGACGGGGAATTGGACTAGTCGGGCGCGGAATTCTCAAGGGCATTGGAAAATCGGTGAAAGGATAG